A region from the Natronoarchaeum mannanilyticum genome encodes:
- a CDS encoding AzlD family protein, translating into MSPDLSLTPVVVGVVLAMALGTYVTKAGGLWLLGRIDVSERVEAGLEVLPGAIVVSILGPELVEGGPAEWGAAALVLLVAWKTESVLLAIVVGAGAVVALRGVL; encoded by the coding sequence TTGAGTCCTGACCTCTCGCTGACGCCGGTCGTCGTCGGCGTCGTGCTGGCGATGGCGCTGGGGACCTACGTCACCAAGGCCGGCGGGCTGTGGCTGCTGGGTCGGATCGACGTCTCGGAGCGCGTCGAGGCCGGGCTCGAAGTGCTTCCGGGCGCGATCGTCGTCTCGATCCTCGGGCCGGAACTGGTCGAGGGGGGCCCCGCGGAGTGGGGCGCAGCGGCACTCGTACTGTTGGTCGCCTGGAAAACCGAGAGCGTGCTGCTGGCGATCGTCGTCGGCGCGGGAGCCGTCGTCGCGCTCCGGGGCGTTTTGTAG
- a CDS encoding helix-turn-helix domain-containing protein, with the protein MAGTDGEEIEDLPPSAKLVFKVLEYDGPLTQKQIVEESMLSARTVRYALERLEEIGIVDEDVYFADARQSLYELDEEAMATAEGCAEPGTCAE; encoded by the coding sequence ATGGCTGGCACTGACGGGGAGGAGATCGAAGACCTTCCGCCGAGCGCGAAGCTGGTGTTCAAAGTACTCGAGTACGACGGGCCGCTGACCCAGAAACAGATCGTCGAGGAGTCGATGCTGTCGGCCCGGACCGTTCGCTACGCGCTGGAGCGCCTCGAGGAGATCGGCATCGTCGACGAGGACGTCTACTTCGCCGACGCGCGCCAGAGCCTCTACGAGCTCGACGAGGAGGCGATGGCGACCGCCGAGGGCTGCGCGGAACCCGGTACGTGCGCCGAGTAA
- a CDS encoding ATP-binding protein, whose translation MSNAAMDVVEFLLTTRIFTDERDLDANDLPPRFRRVFWSDGEIERPLSATNSTARAGTGVDQPWEAVSDLMFTERDEFSGSISINQPEMAEEWFLERADDERLRTNPTLAYRFGEDREIDYERAREANRPIQADRVWIDSLLEEYFDDEDEEEMLDLVDIRAPEEIEMTLDDLVLTTDQENEIHKIVKAIEHRDYLAQIGLREIGKLLFVGPPGTGKTSVARGLAHSLDLPFVEVKLSMITSQYLGETAKNVEKVFEVAKRLSPCILFMDEFDFVAKTRASDEHAAIKRAVNTLLKSIDDVSLIEDDVLLIGATNHPDQLDAAAWRRFDEIVNFPKPDSGMRADILRVITRAMDIDEFDPEAIADLTEGLTGSDLRMVLREAVLDALTEERTTLTQQDLVDAVEDFEERDNLKNMDMMDGDHDALVAGGDIGADGGESGGGHDHAHEH comes from the coding sequence ATGAGCAACGCGGCGATGGACGTCGTCGAGTTTCTGTTGACGACGCGGATCTTCACGGACGAGCGGGACCTCGACGCCAACGACCTCCCCCCGCGGTTCCGGCGGGTGTTCTGGAGCGACGGCGAGATCGAGCGCCCGCTGTCGGCGACGAACAGCACCGCCAGAGCGGGGACGGGCGTCGACCAGCCCTGGGAGGCCGTCTCGGACCTGATGTTCACCGAGCGCGACGAGTTCTCGGGCTCGATCTCGATCAACCAGCCCGAGATGGCCGAGGAGTGGTTCCTCGAGCGGGCCGACGACGAGCGCCTGCGGACGAACCCGACGCTCGCCTACCGCTTCGGCGAGGACCGCGAGATCGACTACGAGCGCGCTCGCGAGGCCAACCGGCCGATTCAGGCCGACCGGGTGTGGATCGACAGCCTGCTCGAGGAGTACTTCGACGACGAGGACGAGGAGGAGATGCTCGACCTGGTCGACATCCGCGCGCCCGAGGAGATCGAGATGACGCTCGACGACCTGGTGCTGACGACCGACCAGGAAAACGAGATCCACAAGATCGTCAAGGCGATCGAGCACCGCGACTACCTCGCCCAGATCGGCCTGCGCGAGATCGGCAAGCTGCTGTTCGTCGGGCCGCCGGGAACGGGGAAGACGTCGGTCGCCCGCGGGCTGGCTCACTCGCTCGATCTCCCCTTCGTGGAGGTCAAGCTCTCGATGATCACCAGCCAGTACCTCGGCGAGACGGCCAAGAACGTCGAGAAGGTGTTCGAGGTGGCGAAGCGACTCTCGCCGTGTATCCTCTTCATGGACGAGTTCGACTTCGTCGCGAAGACCCGCGCGTCCGACGAGCACGCCGCGATCAAGCGGGCGGTCAACACGCTGCTGAAGTCGATCGACGACGTCAGCCTCATCGAGGACGACGTGTTGCTGATCGGCGCGACGAACCACCCCGACCAGTTAGACGCCGCGGCGTGGCGCCGCTTCGACGAGATCGTCAACTTCCCGAAGCCCGACTCCGGGATGCGCGCGGACATCCTGCGCGTGATCACGCGCGCGATGGATATAGACGAGTTCGACCCCGAAGCGATCGCCGATCTCACCGAGGGGCTGACCGGCAGCGACCTGCGGATGGTGCTCCGGGAGGCCGTGCTCGACGCGCTGACCGAGGAGCGGACGACGCTCACCCAGCAGGATCTGGTCGACGCCGTCGAGGACTTCGAGGAGCGGGACAACCTCAAGAACATGGACATGATGGACGGCGATCACGACGCGCTGGTCGCCGGCGGCGACATCGGCGCGGACGGCGGCGAGTCGGGCGGCGGGCACGACCACGCCCACGAGCACTGA
- a CDS encoding thiolase family protein — MSDDTTPVIAAAYRTPQGKEDGAFADVRSEDLSVPLIDEILAKTGLSGDQIDDLMWGCAQQRGEQGNNLARVIALLSELGESVPGTTINRWCASSMQAVISASDAVRAGQRDAIIAGGVESMSRVKMGENTHNVHPRMNDLYNVGELQMGMTAEKVADEYDVSREEQDEYALRSHERAAAATDEGRFDDQIIPIETEDGVVDEDEGIRRDTSLDKLAQLPTVFKSDGTVTPGNASQVSDGAAATLVTSKAFAEDNGLDVLAEIGSNNVAGVDPTVMGIGPVPATEGLLERTGREIDDYDLVELNEAFASQTVYAQRELGIEDERYNVNGGAIALGHPLGASGARLPVTLVHEMIERDADRGLATLCVGFGQGAAIEFERP; from the coding sequence ATGAGCGACGATACCACTCCCGTCATCGCGGCGGCCTACCGAACACCGCAAGGGAAGGAAGACGGCGCGTTCGCCGACGTGCGTAGCGAGGACCTCTCGGTCCCGCTGATCGACGAGATACTCGCCAAAACCGGACTGTCCGGCGACCAGATCGACGATCTGATGTGGGGGTGTGCCCAGCAGCGCGGCGAGCAGGGCAACAACCTCGCGCGCGTCATCGCGCTGCTCTCGGAGCTGGGCGAGTCGGTGCCCGGGACGACGATCAACCGCTGGTGCGCCTCCTCGATGCAGGCCGTGATCTCGGCGTCCGACGCCGTCCGAGCCGGCCAGCGCGACGCGATCATCGCGGGCGGCGTCGAGTCGATGAGCCGCGTGAAGATGGGCGAGAACACCCACAACGTCCACCCGCGGATGAACGACCTGTACAACGTCGGCGAGCTCCAGATGGGGATGACCGCCGAGAAGGTCGCCGACGAGTACGACGTCAGTCGCGAGGAACAGGACGAGTACGCGCTGCGGAGCCACGAACGCGCCGCCGCGGCGACCGACGAGGGCCGGTTCGACGACCAGATCATCCCGATCGAGACCGAGGACGGCGTCGTCGACGAGGACGAGGGGATCCGCCGCGACACCTCGCTCGACAAGCTCGCCCAGCTCCCGACCGTGTTCAAGTCCGACGGGACGGTGACGCCGGGCAACGCCTCGCAGGTCAGCGACGGCGCCGCCGCGACGCTCGTGACGAGCAAGGCGTTCGCCGAGGACAACGGGCTGGACGTGCTCGCCGAGATCGGCTCGAACAACGTCGCGGGCGTCGATCCCACGGTGATGGGGATCGGCCCGGTGCCCGCGACCGAGGGGCTCTTGGAGCGCACGGGGCGAGAGATCGACGACTACGATCTGGTCGAGCTCAACGAGGCGTTCGCCAGCCAGACGGTGTACGCCCAGCGCGAGCTCGGCATCGAGGACGAGCGCTACAACGTCAACGGCGGCGCCATCGCGCTGGGCCACCCGCTGGGCGCCAGCGGCGCCCGGCTGCCGGTGACGCTCGTCCACGAGATGATCGAGCGCGACGCCGACCGCGGGCTGGCGACGCTCTGTGTCGGCTTCGGGCAAGGTGCGGCGATCGAGTTCGAGCGGCCCTGA
- a CDS encoding DUF7384 family protein, translating to MSDDVERSDAPDPSRVVAGADVLAADVLVGGPARAALDHVRSHSWIDLVASDHLLDDAEAVIADLADDELAANWRDRIERERVPVEHPPDDQPALASAYRGDAAHVLSFDDELGSVETAARLQGRIAMSVRHPKAFDAVFDPASLYDAVVGGEYPGPDRDPRE from the coding sequence ATGAGTGACGACGTTGAGAGGAGCGATGCGCCCGATCCCTCGCGAGTCGTCGCCGGTGCCGACGTGCTCGCGGCGGACGTGCTCGTCGGCGGGCCGGCCCGCGCGGCGCTCGATCACGTCCGCTCGCACTCGTGGATCGATCTCGTCGCCAGCGACCACCTGCTGGACGACGCCGAAGCGGTGATCGCAGATCTGGCCGACGACGAGTTGGCCGCGAACTGGCGCGATCGGATCGAGCGCGAGCGCGTCCCCGTCGAACACCCGCCGGACGACCAGCCCGCGCTGGCCAGCGCCTACCGCGGTGACGCCGCGCACGTGCTGTCCTTTGACGACGAACTCGGCAGCGTCGAAACCGCCGCTCGGCTTCAAGGCCGGATCGCGATGAGCGTCCGGCACCCGAAGGCGTTCGACGCCGTGTTCGACCCCGCGAGCCTCTACGACGCCGTCGTCGGGGGCGAGTACCCGGGACCGGACCGTGACCCCCGCGAATAA
- a CDS encoding MBL fold metallo-hydrolase, translated as MEITLLGTGDTTGTPTVGCDCDTCERSRQLGVERTRFSVHVRNERTGESLLIDASPDFRYQFLREGVDLPDAVLISHVHFDHLDGLGNAYRLLDGVPVYAADETDPQTGESVVETIERKYSYLDAVEPRPATPFETIRTCGLDVTLVPVDHPPLVCYGVAIEDPETGATLSLSGDTSYDIPERSRDALADPDLFLADAIVPASLCDHHPIGGADHDDDGVPRTFGTKHMTREGALDLADELDADETRLVHLAHFYPVEEAFEEPLAVDGERYEL; from the coding sequence ATGGAGATCACACTACTCGGAACGGGCGACACGACGGGGACGCCGACCGTCGGCTGCGACTGCGACACCTGCGAGCGCAGCCGCCAGCTCGGCGTCGAGCGCACGCGCTTCTCGGTCCACGTCCGGAACGAGCGCACCGGCGAGTCGTTGCTGATCGACGCCAGCCCGGACTTCCGCTACCAGTTCCTCCGCGAGGGCGTCGACCTGCCCGACGCCGTCCTGATTTCTCACGTTCACTTCGACCACCTCGACGGCCTCGGAAACGCCTACCGGCTGCTCGACGGCGTCCCGGTGTACGCCGCCGACGAGACCGACCCCCAGACCGGCGAGAGCGTCGTCGAGACGATCGAGCGCAAGTACAGCTACCTCGACGCCGTCGAGCCCCGGCCCGCGACGCCGTTCGAGACGATCCGGACCTGTGGGCTCGACGTGACGCTCGTGCCGGTCGACCACCCGCCGCTGGTCTGCTACGGCGTCGCGATCGAGGATCCCGAGACGGGCGCGACGCTCTCGCTGTCGGGCGACACGAGCTACGACATCCCCGAGCGCTCGCGCGACGCGCTGGCCGATCCGGACCTCTTTCTCGCCGACGCCATCGTCCCGGCCAGCCTCTGTGACCACCACCCGATCGGCGGCGCCGACCACGACGACGACGGCGTCCCGCGGACGTTCGGCACCAAGCACATGACCCGCGAGGGCGCGCTCGATCTGGCCGACGAGCTCGACGCCGACGAGACGCGGCTGGTCCACCTCGCACACTTCTATCCCGTCGAGGAAGCGTTCGAGGAGCCGCTGGCGGTCGACGGCGAACGCTACGAACTCTGA
- a CDS encoding DUF5808 domain-containing protein, whose translation MADKPTSGEILGVPYNFERPNFRRMLSSYWEPGEGMLVEKPFGVGYTLNLANWRSWIVLAVAGALLWHEQGSGDDEEATDEPVEVVVDDD comes from the coding sequence ATGGCCGACAAGCCGACCTCCGGCGAGATCCTGGGCGTACCGTACAACTTCGAGCGACCGAACTTCCGGCGCATGCTCTCGTCGTACTGGGAGCCCGGCGAGGGGATGCTCGTCGAGAAGCCGTTCGGCGTCGGCTACACGCTGAACCTCGCGAACTGGCGCTCGTGGATCGTGCTGGCCGTCGCCGGCGCGCTGCTCTGGCACGAGCAGGGCAGCGGCGACGACGAAGAGGCGACGGACGAACCGGTCGAGGTCGTCGTCGACGACGACTGA
- a CDS encoding XTP/dITP diphosphatase, producing MIRFVTGNEGKVREAREYLPAEVEQVDYDYAEVQSDDLETIVRRGAREAYEELGADGGVLVDDTGLFVEALSGFPGPYSAYVDDTLGIERVWELVENEENRKAAFRTVMAYYDGEDVATFEGAVRGRIVAPRGDGGFGYDPIFEYDGETFAEMSTDEKNAISHRGRALEKFADWLAERE from the coding sequence ATGATCCGCTTCGTCACCGGCAACGAAGGAAAGGTCCGCGAGGCCCGCGAGTACCTGCCGGCCGAGGTCGAGCAGGTCGACTACGACTACGCCGAGGTCCAGAGCGACGACCTCGAGACGATCGTCCGGCGGGGCGCTCGCGAGGCGTACGAAGAACTTGGCGCCGATGGAGGGGTCCTCGTGGACGACACCGGACTGTTCGTCGAGGCCCTTTCGGGGTTCCCCGGCCCGTACTCGGCGTACGTCGACGACACCCTCGGCATCGAGCGCGTCTGGGAGCTCGTCGAGAACGAAGAGAACCGCAAAGCGGCGTTCCGAACCGTGATGGCCTACTACGACGGCGAGGACGTCGCGACGTTCGAGGGAGCGGTCCGCGGGCGGATCGTCGCGCCGCGGGGCGACGGCGGGTTCGGGTACGACCCGATCTTCGAGTACGACGGCGAGACGTTCGCCGAGATGAGCACTGACGAAAAGAACGCGATCTCCCACCGCGGGCGGGCCCTGGAGAAGTTCGCCGACTGGCTGGCCGAGCGGGAGTAG
- a CDS encoding ABC transporter ATP-binding protein — protein sequence MTDLAIETRALTKRYGDAAAVEDLTLSISSGSVYGFLGPNGAGKTTTMRMLTTLTKPTSGTASVAGQSIEDRDAVTPHIGYLPEEPPLYDELTGREQLEYIAGLRDIPEDEADERIGSMLDRFELAEDADKRIDAYSKGMRQKVGVIQAVLHEPDVVFLDEPTSGLDPRAARTMRDTIAELAEREMTVFLSTHILPVVDELADTVGVLHDGRLVAEGTPDGLKNRAEAGEERSLEDAFLDITHDHGAERLDEESTTTA from the coding sequence GTGACCGACCTCGCCATCGAGACGCGGGCGCTGACGAAACGCTACGGCGACGCGGCCGCCGTCGAGGATCTGACGCTCTCGATCTCCTCCGGCTCAGTGTACGGCTTCCTCGGGCCGAACGGCGCCGGGAAGACGACGACGATGCGGATGCTGACGACGCTGACGAAGCCCACCTCGGGCACCGCGAGCGTCGCGGGACAGTCGATCGAGGACCGCGACGCCGTGACGCCACACATCGGCTACCTCCCCGAGGAGCCGCCGCTGTACGACGAGCTGACCGGGCGCGAGCAACTGGAGTACATCGCCGGGCTACGGGACATCCCCGAGGACGAGGCCGACGAGCGGATCGGCTCGATGCTCGACCGGTTCGAGCTTGCCGAGGACGCCGACAAGCGCATCGACGCCTACTCGAAGGGGATGCGCCAGAAGGTCGGCGTCATCCAGGCCGTGCTCCACGAACCAGACGTCGTCTTCCTCGACGAGCCGACCAGCGGGCTCGACCCGCGCGCGGCGCGGACGATGCGGGACACCATCGCCGAGCTCGCCGAGCGCGAGATGACCGTCTTCCTCTCGACGCACATCCTTCCCGTGGTCGACGAACTCGCCGACACCGTCGGCGTGCTCCACGACGGCCGGCTGGTCGCCGAGGGGACGCCAGACGGGCTCAAAAATCGCGCCGAGGCCGGCGAAGAACGGAGCCTCGAAGACGCGTTCCTCGACATCACCCACGACCACGGCGCCGAGCGGCTCGACGAGGAGTCCACGACGACGGCATGA